The following coding sequences lie in one Miscanthus floridulus cultivar M001 chromosome 9, ASM1932011v1, whole genome shotgun sequence genomic window:
- the LOC136484016 gene encoding uncharacterized protein — translation MDSCNNKRQRICDPVSKAKSSDDTMCNENAARAENQSSDHCPSEFDHPEERNTAHEDCQQIYRKHTSDYSTQRPAGKSMIACACPDIFNFETYRDANRFAVGQIWALYDKLDVMPRFYARIMHFDAQNHKIHLTWLEHEATNEEDENWTNKKLPIACGSFCLQPTVDTSQDRFMFSHIVAWTKGKKGNSYDIYPNKGEVWALYKGWSKQWSSDTDNHRSCEYEVVEVLSNMSADDGATVIPLVKIKDFVSLFARAKGMSSFFIPSSELLRFSHSISFYRTNGNEKNGVPRGFLELDTACLPADLGAAFSSVTLVSYMFLGNMTGCVFADLTTEGADNKMDCGDELIARKDNSLEQNVCHSICTDDNDDISSEQNPSEQKKAHDANELVTEDTSTMPNAAGSCDLQMLGKRKHDDCADSGRRRDSCINKRQGKDTADKMYNDDVAVANTQAAKHVPDTTDNQGEGNATHEDCQQKYKEEATDIANQTHGNPGIAYECTGSIRSRDSRNNDKQRKGNSLADTNSTDDNVCSDNVAGGKNQAAEPVHSTLDSQDEGNVTQEGSQQKYKKDGMDIANHKHCNPVITDESSDFFDFGTLREVNRIAVNEIWAIYDDHDSMPRNYAQINDVDASNNIVQLTWLEHNTMNLQETRWNRKELPVACGNFCLGETCVLHDPSMYFSHKVSWVTGKNRNSFEIHPKKGEIWALYKESSLLQSRDTDNHQSVDYDVVEVSDDSMSVGIIVFPLVRIEGFVRLFAESKDKSHILIPSSELLRFSHSIPCYRTNGSEKVGVGGLLELDTAALPCDLATMFPSVTLDSFIELNKEKVTEFVGVTYPDSEFYNFDEDRSCEKFERGQIWALYSSTDTFPNLYGWINKVEKEPFNVHLTWLKACSQGVDKHWLEQDIPVSCGNFVTRNSTAEHCETCAFSHLVVSRCEIGTRQQVNIFPKVGEVWAIYKNWAPDRVPSSKDRPANYAIGWIKMCTEATTLFAFLTKVNGHLSVFKHDVLKPPLEIPREENLRFSHRIPSFRLTKDNGGKLCGFYELDPAAVPDVLL, via the coding sequence ATGGACTCCTGTAACAATAAGAGGCAGAGGATATGTGATCCAGTCTCCAAGGCTAAGTCAAGTGACGATACAATGTGTAATGAGAACGCTGCTAGGGCTGAGAATCAATCTTCTGATCATTGCCCCAGTGAATTTGACCACCCTGAGGAAAGAAATACAGCACATGAAGACTGTCAGCAAATTTACAGGAAACATACTTCTGATTATTCTACCCAGAGGCCCGCTGGCAAGTCTATGATTGCCTGCGCTTGTCCTGATATCTTTAATTTTGAGACCTACAGGGATGCCAATCGGTTTGCAGTTGGTCAGATCTGGGCCCTTTACGATAAACTTGATGTCATGCCAAGATTTTACGCTCGAATAATGCATTTTGATGCTCAGAACCACAAAATACATTTGACCTGGCTGGAGCATGAGGCAACTAATGAAGAAGACGAGAATTGGACTAATAAAAAACTTCCCATTGCTTGTGGAAGCTTCTGCTTACAGCCAACAGTAGATACATCACAAGACAGATTCATGTTTTCTCACATTGTTGCATGGACAAAGGGTAAGAAAGGAAACTCGTATGACATATATCCTAACAAGGGTGAGGTATGGGCTCTTTACAAGGGATGGAGCAAGCAATGGAGCTCAGATACAGATAACCATAGATCCTGTGAGTATGAGGTTGTGGAAGTCCTGTCTAACATGTCAGCTGATGATGGTGCCACAGTTATCCCACTGGTCAAGATTAAGGATTTTGTCAGTTTATTCGCAAGAGCTAAGGGCATGTCCTCATTTTTTATACCATCAAGTGAGCTACTTAGGTTTTCTCACAGCATTTCCTTTTATAGGACAAATGGAAATGAAAAAAATGGTGTCCCAAGAGGCTTTCTAGAACTTGACACTGCATGTCTCCCAGCTGACCTCGGTGCAGCATTTTCTTCTGTCACTCTTGTGTCTTACATGTTTCTCGGCAACATGACAGGCTGTGTGTTTGCTGATTTGACCACTGAGGGTGCAGATAATAAAATGGATTGTGGAGACGAGTTGATTGCTCGAAAGGATAATTCCTTAGAACAAAATGTTTGCCACTCAATTTGTACAGATGACAATGATGATATTTCTTCTGAGCAAAATCCATCAGAGCAGAAAAAGGCCCATGATGCCAATGAACTTGTTACAGAAGATACATCTACAATGCCAAATGCTGCAGGGTCATGCGATCTTCAGATGTTAGGCAAGAGGAAGCATGATGATTGTGCTGACAGTGGCCGCCGGAGGGACTCTTGTATCAATAAGAGGCAAGGTAAAGACACTGCTGATAAAATGTATAATGATGATGTTGCTGTCGCTAACACTCAAGCTGCGAAACATGTTCCTGACACCACGGACAACCAAGGTGAAGGAAATGCAACACATGAAGATTGTCAGCAAAAGTACAAGGAGGAAGCTACAGATATTGCTAATCAGACGCATGGCAATCCTGGGATTGCTTATGAGTGCACTGGTAGCATCCGCAGCAGGGACTCTCGTAACAATGACAAGCAAAGGAAGGGCAATTCACTTGCTGACACTAATTCAACTGATGATAATGTGTGTAGTGATAATGTTGCTGGTGGTAAGAATCAAGCTGCTGAACCTGTTCACAGCACATTAGACAGCCAAGATGAGGGAAATGTAACTCAAGAAGGCAGTCAGCAAAAGTACAAGAAGGATGGAATGGATATTGCCAATCATAAGCATTGTAATCCCGTGATTACCGATGAGTCTTCAGATTTCTTTGATTTCGGAACATTAAGAGAAGTTAACAGGATAGCAGTTAATGAAATCTGGGCAATTTATGATGATCATGATTCCATGCCAAGAAATTATGCGCAGATAAATGATGTCGATGCTTCCAACAATATTGTTCAGTTGACTTGGCTAGAACACAACACAATGAATTTACAGGAGACTAGATGGAATCGTAAAGAATTGCCTGTTGCATGTGGAAACTTCTGCTTAGGAGAGACATGTGTACTACATGACCCATCAATGTACTTTTCTCATAAAGTTTCATGGGTAACAGGCAAAAATAGGAATTCATTTGAAATTCATCCTAAAAAAGGTGAGATATGGGCTCTTTACAAAGAATCAAGTTTGCTGCAGAGCAGAGACACTGATAATCATCAATCTGTTGACTATGATGTTGTGGAAGTTTCCGATGACTCAATGAGTGTCGGTATTATCGTTTTCCCCTTGGTCAGAATTGAAGGCTTTGTGAGGCTATTTGCGGAGTCCAAGGATAAATCCCATATTTTGATACCATCGAGTGAGCTACTTCGATTTTCTCATAGTATACCTTGTTATAGAACAAATGGAAGTGAAAAGGTAGGGGTAGGAGGGTTACTGGAACTGGATACCGCTGCTCTTCCTTGTGACTTGGCCACAATGTTTCCTTCCGTCACTCTGGATTCTTTCATCGAGCTCAACAAGGAAAAAGTCACTGAGTTTGTCGGTGTTACATATCCTGATTCTGAATTCTACAATTTCGATGAAGACCGCTCGTGTGAGAAATTTGAGCGTGGGCAAATTTGGGCTCTCTACAGCAGTACTGATACATTTCCCAACCTCTATGGTTGGATAAACAAAGTTGAGAAGGAACCATTCAATGTACATTTGACCTGGCTCAAGGCTTGCTCTCAGGGGGTAGATAAGCATTGGTTGGAGCAGGACATCCCTGTGAGCTGTGGTAATTTTGTGACCCGGAATTCAACAGCCGAGCATTGTGAAACCTGTGCTTTCTCCCATTTAGTGGTAAGCAGGTGCGAAATTGGTACAAGGCAGCAGGTCAATATTTTTCCAAAGGTAGGTGAGGTCTGGGCCATCTACAAGAACTGGGCACCCGACAGGGTTCCTTCTAGTAAAGATCGTCCTGCCAACTATGCCATTGGCTGGATCAAGATGTGTACTGAAGCTACCACTCTATTCGCTTTCCTGACCAAAGTCAATGGCCACCTGTCTGTGTTCAAGCATGATGTGCTGAAGCCACCACTGGAGATACCAAGGGAAGAGAACCTGAGATTTTCTCATCGGATACCATCATTCCGCCTGACAAAAGATAATGGTGGCAAGCTCTGTGGCTTCTATGAGCTTGACCCTGCTGCTGTTCCTGACGTTCTTCTTTAG